The following proteins are encoded in a genomic region of Dasypus novemcinctus isolate mDasNov1 chromosome 21, mDasNov1.1.hap2, whole genome shotgun sequence:
- the SP6 gene encoding transcription factor Sp6 has protein sequence MLTAVCGSLGSQHTDAPHASPPRLDLQPLQTYQGHTSPEAGDYPSPLQSGELQSLPLGPEVDFSQGYELPGASSRVTCEDLESDSPLAPGPFSKLLQPDMSHHYESWFRPTHPGTEDGSWWDLHPGTSWMDLPHTQGALTSPGHPGALQAGLGGYVADHQLCAPPPHPHPHHLLPAAGGQHLLGPPDGAKALEAAAPEAQGLDSSLDGATRPKGSRRSGPRSSGQTVCRCPNCLEAERLGAPCGPDGGKKKHLHNCHIPGCGKAYAKTSHLKAHLRWHSGDRPFVCNWLFCGKRFTRSDELQRHLQTHTGTKKFPCAVCSRVFMRSDHLAKHMKTHEGVKEEAAGAAAGDGKAGGAAEAPGGKGKREAEGSAAPSN, from the coding sequence ATGCTAACCGCTGTCTGCGGCTCTCTGGGCAGCCAGCACACCGACGCGCCGCACGCCTCCCCTCCGCGACTCGACCTGCAGCCTCTCCAAACATACCAGGGTCACACGAGCCCGGAGGCTGGGGACTACCCCTCCCCGCTGCAGTCTGGAGAGCTGCAGAGCCTCCCGCTGGGCCCGGAGGTGGACTTCTCCCAGGGCTATGAGCTGCCGGGGGCCTCCTCGCGGGTAACCTGCGAGGACCTGGAAAGCGACAGTCCCTTGGCCCCGGGTCCCTTTTccaagctcctgcagccagacATGTCGCACCATTACGAGTCGTGGTTCCGGCCGACCCACCCAGGCACGGAGGATGGCTCGTGGTGGGACCTTCATCCGGGCACCAGCTGGATGGACCTCCCCCACACTCAGGGTGCGCTGACCTCACCTGGCCACCCGGGGGCGCTTCAGGCTGGTCTGGGAGGCTACGTCGCTGACCACCAGCTTTGTGCTCCACCGCCCCACCCGCATCCTCACCACCTCCTGCCAGCCGCCGGAGGGCAACACCTTCTGGGGCCCCCTGACGGGGCTAAGGCCCTGGAAGCGGCCGCCCCAGAGGCGCAGGGCCTGGATTCCAGTCTGGACGGGGCGACCCGGCCCAAAGGCTCCCGGCGCTCAGGGCCCCGCAGCTCAGGCCAGACCGTGTGTCGCTGTCCCAACTGCCTGGAGGCGGAGCGACTGGGGGCTCCCTGCGGGCCCGATGGGGGCAAGAAGAAGCATTTGCACAACTGCCACATCCCTGGCTGCGGGAAGGCCTACGCCAAGACGTCACACCTGAAGGCGCACCTGCGCTGGCACAGCGGCGACCGTCCCTTCGTGTGCAACTGGCTCTTCTGCGGCAAGCGCTTCACGCGCTCCGACGAGCTGCAGCGCCACCTCCAGACCCACACCGGCACCAAGAAGTTCCCCTGCGCAGTCTGCAGCCGCGTCTTCATGCGCAGCGACCACCTGGCCAAACACATGAAAACCCACGAAGGTGTCAAGGAGGAGGCTGCCGGGGCGGCCGCGGGCGACGGCAAGGCGGGCGGAGCTGCGGAGGCCCCCGGGGGCAAAGGCAAGCGGGAGGCCGAGGGCAGCGCGGCACCCTCCAACTGA
- the SCRN2 gene encoding secernin-2 isoform X1 → MALSTANTPCSCDCFVSVPPASAIPAVIFAKNSDRPRDEVQEVVFVPGGTHAPGSRLQCTYTEVEQVPKTHAVILSRPSWLWGAEMGANEHGVCIGNEAVWTKEPVEEGEALLGMDLLRLALERSSSAQEALRVITGLLERYGQGGSCREDPTPFCYHNTFLLADRTEAWVLETAGRLWAAQRIQSKGPGPGAYLSREGSRNLSNQLSIGTDISAEHPELRAYARARGWWDGQGPFDFAQVFSLTQQPVRMEAAKARFKAGWELLQQQQGAITAEVMMGILRNKESGICMDSGGFRTTASMVSILPRDPTQPCVHFLTATPDPSRSVFKPFIFGVGVAQAPQVLSPTFGAQDPVRTLPRFQTQVDRRHTLYCGHQVALGLMESEQDRGQQLRQKQWDLEQEGLEAVRGLLAREGALPPQQPGGLFQAFVERESQLYA, encoded by the exons ATGGCTCTGTCCACCGCTAACACTCCGTGCTCCTGCGACTGTTTTGTCTCGGTGCCCCCTGCCTCGGCCATCCCAGCGGTGATCTTTGCCAAGAACTCGGACAGACCCCGGGATGAGGTGCAGGAGGTGGTGTTCGTGCCAGGAGGCACTCATGCCCCTGGGAGCCGG CTCCAGTGCACTTACACTGAGGTGGAGCAGGTGCCGAAGACGCACGCTGTGATCCTCAGCCGCCCTTCTTGGCTGTGGGGGGCCGAGATGGGTGCCAATGAGCATGGTGTCTGCATCGGCAACGAGGCGGTGTGGACCAAGGAGCCAGTTGAGGAGGGGGAGGCGCTGCTGGGCATGGACTTACTCAG GCTGGCTTTGGAACGGAGCAGCTCTGCCCAGGAAGCCCTGCGTGTGATCACAGGCTTGCTGGAGCGCTATGGACAGGGGGGCAGCTGCCGGGAGGACCCCACGCCTTTCTGCTACCACAACACCTTCCTGCTGGCTGACCGCACTGAGGCATGGGTGCTGGAGACGGCTGGGAGGCTGTGGGCCGCTCAGAGGATCCAGAGTAAGGGGCCTGGGCCCGGGGCCTACCTGTCAAGAG AGGGGAGCCGGAACCTCTCCAACCAGCTGAGCATTGGCACGGACATCTCAGCCGAGCACCCTGAGCTCCGGGCCTACGCCCGGGCCCGGGGATGGTGGGATGGGCAGGGCCCCTTCGACTTCGCTCAGGTCTTCTCGCTGACCCAGCAGCCTGTGCGCATGGAGGCTGCCAAGGCCCGCTTCAAGGCTGGGTGGGAGCTGCTGCAGCAACAGCAAG GGGCCATCACGGCCGAGGTGATGATGGGCATCCTCAGGAACAAGGAGAGTGGCATCTGTATGGATTCTGGAGGCTTCCGCACCACGGCCAGCATGGTGTCCATCCTGCCCCGGGATCCCACGCAGCCCTGCGTCCACTTCCTCACAGCCACACCTGACCCCTCCAG GTCAGTGTTCAAACCTTTCatctttggggtgggggtggcccaGGCCCCCCAGGTGCTGTCCCCCACTTTTGGAGCACAGGACCCTGTGCGGACCCTGCCCCGATTCCAGACTCAGGTTGATCGCAGGCACACCCTCTACTGTGGACACCAGGTGGCCCTGGGGCTGATGGAGAGTGAGCAG GACCGGGGGCAGCAGCTCCGGCAGAAGCAGTGGGATCTGGAGCAGGAAGGCCTGGAGGCTGTGCGGGGGCTGCTGGCCAGGGAGGGGGCCCTGCCACCCCAGCAGCCGGGCGGCCTCTTCCAGGCCTTCGTGGAGCGGGAGAGCCAGCTGTACGCCTAA
- the MRPL10 gene encoding large ribosomal subunit protein uL10m, whose product MAAAVAGNLRGGLLPQAGRLPALQTVRYGSKAVTRHRRVMHFERQKLMALTQYIPPKPAINPRCLPSPPSPPQEETGLIRLLRREIAAVFRDNRMIAVCQNVALSAEDKLLLRHQLRKYKILMKVFPSQVLKPFLEDSKYQNLLPLFVGHNMLLVSEEPRVKEMVRILRGVPFLPLLGGCIDDTILSRQGFINYSKLPSLALAQGELVGGLTLLMAQTQSLLQHQPLQLTALLDQYVRQQREGDSVVPASGKTGPPDPVPDS is encoded by the exons ATGGCTGCGGCCGTGGCTGGGAATCTCCGAGGGGGACTCCTGCCCCAGGCAG GTCGGCTCCCCGCTCTCCAGACTGTCCGTTACGGCTCCAAGGCTGTTACCCGCCACCGTCGTGTGATGCACTTTGAGCGGCAGAAGCTGATGGCTCTGACACAGTATATTCCCCCCAAACCTGCTATCAACCCAAGATGCCTGCCATCTCCTCCCAGCCCACCCCAGGAG GAGACAGGCCTCATCCGGCTCCTCCGACGGGAGATAGCAGCAGTTTTCCGAGACAACCGAATGATAGCTGTCTGCCAGAATGTGGCTCTGAGTGCAGAGGACAAGCTGCTTCTGCGGCACCAGCTGCGGAAATACAAGATCTTGATGAAGGTCTTCCCCAGCCAG GTCCTGAAGCCCTTCCTGGAGGATTCCAAATACCAAAACCTGCTGCCCCTTTTTGTGGGGCATAACATGCTGCTGGTCAGTGAAGAGCCCAGGGTCAAGGAGATGGTGCGAATCCTGAGGGGCGTGCCTTTCCTGCCACTGCTAG GTGGCTGCATTGATGACACCATCCTCAGCAGGCAGGGCTTCATCAACTACTCCAAGCTTCCCAGCCTGGCTTTGGCACAGGGGGAGCTGGTGGGAGGGCTCACCCTCCTGATGGCCCAGACCCAGTCCCTCCTTCAGCACCAGCCCCTCCAGCTGACTGCCCTGTTGGACCAGTACGTCAGACAGCAGCGTGAGGGGGACTCCGTTGTGCCAGCGAGTGGGAAAACAGGTCCTCCTGACCCTGTTCCGGACTCTTAG
- the LRRC46 gene encoding leucine-rich repeat-containing protein 46 → MPGPKLAQSSEKGDVCITEALIIKRNLTFPEDEDLSEKMFHTLAELQTVRLDREGITAIRNLEGLQNLHSLYLQMNKIQQIENLTCVPSLRFLSLAGNRIKQVENLRELPHLQLLDLSENLIETLKQDEFPQSLLILNLTGNPCTKKDGYRELVTKALPLLLDLDGQPVLERWTSDEEDKASGDEDDEFPELSGPFCSEQGFLQELEEEMSQHREHRQQAALEEHLLRMGMEPALTHLPLLPGEPMAGDSSLPVTPEQGKKTPPEPTSSAQPSSATEKPRGVVSLGQQSTGQAGKGARAATGPKASLAGTPSTTKTTTKRVRK, encoded by the exons ATGCCTGGAC CTAAGCTTGCCCAGAGTTCAGAGAAAGGGGACGTCTGCATTACCGAAGCCCTTATCATTAAGCGGAACTTGACCTTCCCCGAAGACGAGGATCTGTCAGAAAAGAT GTTTCACACTCTTGCTGAACTGCAGACTGTCCGCCTAGACCGGGAGGGGATTACTGCTATCAGGAACTTAGAGGGCCTCCAGAATCTTCACAGCCTCTACCTGCAAATG AATAAGATCCAGCAAATAGAGAACCTGACCTGTGTCCCCTCCCTGCG CTTCCTGTCACTGGCAGGAAACCGCATCAAGCAGGTGGAAAACCTCCGCGAACTTCCGCACCTCCAGCTTCTGGACCTTTCTGAAAACCTGATAGAAACGCTGAAGCAGG ATGAGTTCCCCCAGAGCCTTCTCATCCTCAACCTGACCGGAAACCCCTGCACCAAGAAGGATGGCTACAG GGAGCTGGTGACCAAAGCCCTGCCTCTGCTCCTGGACCTGGACGGGCAGCCTGTGCTGGAGCGCTGGACCTCGGACGAGGAGGACAAAGCCTCAGGCGATGAGGATGACGAGTTCCCGGAGCTGAGTGGCCCATTCTGCTCAGAGCAAG GTTTCCtccaggagctggaggaggagaTGAGCCAGCACAGGGAGCACAGGCAGCAGGCAGCCCTGGAGGAGCACCTTCTGAGGATGGGGATGGAGCCCGCCCTCACTCACCTCCCCCTGCTGCCTGGGGAGCCCATGGCCGGGGACAGTAGCCTTCCTGTCACCCCCGAGCAAGGGAAGAAGACACCCCCTGAGCCCACCTCCTCAGCACAGCCGTCCTCTGCCACCGAGAAACCTCGCGGTGTGGTTTCCTTGGGCCAGCAAAGCACTGGTCAGGCAGGGAAGGGGGCCAGAGCAGCCACGGGCCCCAAGGCCTCCCTGGCTGGGACCCCCAGCACAACCAAAACCACAACCAAGAGAGTCAGGAAATGA
- the SCRN2 gene encoding secernin-2 isoform X2, whose product MALSTANTPCSCDCFVSVPPASAIPAVIFAKNSDRPRDEVQEVVFVPGGTHAPGSRLQCTYTEVEQVPKTHAVILSRPSWLWGAEMGANEHGVCIGNEAVWTKEPVEEGEALLGMDLLRLALERSSSAQEALRVITGLLERYGQGGSCREDPTPFCYHNTFLLADRTEAWVLETAGRLWAAQRIQKGSRNLSNQLSIGTDISAEHPELRAYARARGWWDGQGPFDFAQVFSLTQQPVRMEAAKARFKAGWELLQQQQGAITAEVMMGILRNKESGICMDSGGFRTTASMVSILPRDPTQPCVHFLTATPDPSRSVFKPFIFGVGVAQAPQVLSPTFGAQDPVRTLPRFQTQVDRRHTLYCGHQVALGLMESEQDRGQQLRQKQWDLEQEGLEAVRGLLAREGALPPQQPGGLFQAFVERESQLYA is encoded by the exons ATGGCTCTGTCCACCGCTAACACTCCGTGCTCCTGCGACTGTTTTGTCTCGGTGCCCCCTGCCTCGGCCATCCCAGCGGTGATCTTTGCCAAGAACTCGGACAGACCCCGGGATGAGGTGCAGGAGGTGGTGTTCGTGCCAGGAGGCACTCATGCCCCTGGGAGCCGG CTCCAGTGCACTTACACTGAGGTGGAGCAGGTGCCGAAGACGCACGCTGTGATCCTCAGCCGCCCTTCTTGGCTGTGGGGGGCCGAGATGGGTGCCAATGAGCATGGTGTCTGCATCGGCAACGAGGCGGTGTGGACCAAGGAGCCAGTTGAGGAGGGGGAGGCGCTGCTGGGCATGGACTTACTCAG GCTGGCTTTGGAACGGAGCAGCTCTGCCCAGGAAGCCCTGCGTGTGATCACAGGCTTGCTGGAGCGCTATGGACAGGGGGGCAGCTGCCGGGAGGACCCCACGCCTTTCTGCTACCACAACACCTTCCTGCTGGCTGACCGCACTGAGGCATGGGTGCTGGAGACGGCTGGGAGGCTGTGGGCCGCTCAGAGGATCCAGA AGGGGAGCCGGAACCTCTCCAACCAGCTGAGCATTGGCACGGACATCTCAGCCGAGCACCCTGAGCTCCGGGCCTACGCCCGGGCCCGGGGATGGTGGGATGGGCAGGGCCCCTTCGACTTCGCTCAGGTCTTCTCGCTGACCCAGCAGCCTGTGCGCATGGAGGCTGCCAAGGCCCGCTTCAAGGCTGGGTGGGAGCTGCTGCAGCAACAGCAAG GGGCCATCACGGCCGAGGTGATGATGGGCATCCTCAGGAACAAGGAGAGTGGCATCTGTATGGATTCTGGAGGCTTCCGCACCACGGCCAGCATGGTGTCCATCCTGCCCCGGGATCCCACGCAGCCCTGCGTCCACTTCCTCACAGCCACACCTGACCCCTCCAG GTCAGTGTTCAAACCTTTCatctttggggtgggggtggcccaGGCCCCCCAGGTGCTGTCCCCCACTTTTGGAGCACAGGACCCTGTGCGGACCCTGCCCCGATTCCAGACTCAGGTTGATCGCAGGCACACCCTCTACTGTGGACACCAGGTGGCCCTGGGGCTGATGGAGAGTGAGCAG GACCGGGGGCAGCAGCTCCGGCAGAAGCAGTGGGATCTGGAGCAGGAAGGCCTGGAGGCTGTGCGGGGGCTGCTGGCCAGGGAGGGGGCCCTGCCACCCCAGCAGCCGGGCGGCCTCTTCCAGGCCTTCGTGGAGCGGGAGAGCCAGCTGTACGCCTAA